A region of Denticeps clupeoides chromosome 19, fDenClu1.1, whole genome shotgun sequence DNA encodes the following proteins:
- the LOC114769273 gene encoding N-acetyllactosaminide beta-1,3-N-acetylglucosaminyltransferase 3-like, translating to MRISSRSTEAAALILISTLCLVILLNKDGHGHAAKHRAPRLGGATAGPGRHDAERKSAHFSWSRCERNASAANVTGFASLPGHVQNFLFYRHCRHFPRLQDVPDKCGGPGGSADVFLLLVIKSSPWNYDRREVLRKTWAAERLQGGAWVRRVFISGTAGAGHEKRKLNTLLRLENREHRDILQWDFDDTFFNLTLKQLLFLEWMERRCPHARFLLNGDDDIFANTDNMVDYLQSLAGNRGDKHLFAGHLIRWVGPIREPGSKYYVPVQVQESDSYPPYCGGGGFLLSGYTSRAIYRVSPSITLLPIDDVYMGMCLERAGLAPESHFGVRTAGLPVPSSQLDSYDPCYYREILLVHRFLPHQIYVMWHGVRDPQLRCGGGRGAA from the coding sequence ATGAGGATATCTTCACGCAGCACTGAGGCAGCCGCTTTAATACTCATCTCCACCCTGTGCTTAGTCATACTTCTGAACAAGGACGGCCACGGCCACGCGGCCAAACACCGCGCCCCGAGGCTCGGCGGCGCCACGGCCGGGCCCGGGCGCCACGATGCCGAGAGGAAGTCGGCCCACTTCTCCTGGTCGCGCTGCGAGAGGAACGCGTCGGCCGCCAACGTGACCGGCTTCGCCTCCCTGCCCGGCCACGTGCAGAACTTCCTGTTCTACAGACACTGCCGCCACTTCCCCAGGCTGCAGGACGTCCCGGACAAGTGCGGCGGTCCCGGGGGGTCCGCGGACGTCTTCCTCCTGCTGGTCATCAAGAGCTCCCCGTGGAACTACGACCGGCGGGAGGTGCTGCGCAAGACCTGGGCGGCCGAGCGGCTGCAGGGCGGGGCGTGGGTGCGGCGCGTCTTCATCTCCGGGACGGCCGGCGCGGGCCACGAGAAGCGGAAGCTCAACACGCTGCTGCGGCTGGAGAACCGGGAGCACCGCGACATCCTGCAGTGGGACTTCGACGACACCTTCTTCAACCTCACGCTGAAGCAGCTGCTCTTCCTGGAGTGGATGGAGCGGCGGTGCCCGCACGCCCGCTTCCTCCTCAACGGCGACGACGACATCTTCGCCAACACCGACAACATGGTGGACTACCTGCAGAGCCTGGCCGGCAACCGCGGGGACAAGCACCTCTTCGCGGGCCACCTGATCCGCTGGGTGGGGCCGATCAGAGAGCCGGGGAGCAAGTACTACGTCCCCGTGCAGGTGCAGGAGTCGGACTCGTACCCGCCCTACTGCGGCGGCGGGGGCTTCCTTCTGTCGGGCTACACCTCCCGGGCCATTTACAGGGTGTCCCCGTCCATCACCCTGCTGCCCATCGACGACGTGTACATGGGCATGTGCCTGGAGAGGGCGGGGCTCGCGCCCGAGTCCCACTTCGGCGTGAGGACCGCGGGGCTGCCGGTGCCGTCGTCCCAGCTGGACTCGTACGACCCCTGCTACTACCGGGAGATCCTGCTGGTGCACCGCTTCCTGCCGCACCAGATCTACGTCATGTGGCACGGGGTCCGCGACCCGCAGCTGAGATGCGGCGGCGGGCGGGGCGCGGCATGA